A DNA window from Moorella thermoacetica contains the following coding sequences:
- a CDS encoding sigma-54-dependent Fis family transcriptional regulator: MSHLALVAPYTDLAALARQVCEELDEDVAVATGDLAEGVRVARDLVTKGAEVIISRGGTATAISRQVEVPVVEIAVSTFDLIRALARARDLGSYIGVAGFRNVIYGTKSLESALGVHIEELIIEAEEEAAGIIAEGRSMGLEVIVGDAVSVRSAKEMGLQAILVTSGKEAISQAIREAREVAMVRRRERARAEQFKAILDFAYEGIVATDQEGRITLVNPAAEKILGLAAHRVVGRPAREVLPGVPLNQVLQSGQKRLGELHRAGNTLVAENIIPVIAGRETVGAVATFQDVSHLQAVEARARQELYLKGHVARYTFEDIVTQSPVMAKIIERARQFAAAEATVLINGETGTGKEMVAQSIHNASRRRNGPFVAVNCAAVPENLLESELFGYEEGAFTGARKGGKKGLFELAHGGTLFLDEIGELSLNLQARLLRVLQQKAIMRVGGDRVLPVDVRIIAATHRNLKDAIARDAFRRDLYYRLNVLQINLPPLRERPEDLPLLIKALVEKISRRAGRLPPIFSEEIIARMQAYSWPGNVRELENILERLVVLRSGEEVEAGDLDEILEPAENQPQPVLQLALRGTLAEMEGEIIRRTLALTGNNKEETCRRLGLSKTTLWRRLKSWQDEGQRRVNGN; encoded by the coding sequence ACGGCCATTAGCCGGCAGGTAGAGGTGCCGGTAGTGGAGATCGCTGTCAGCACCTTTGACCTGATTCGGGCCCTGGCCAGGGCCCGGGATCTCGGCAGCTATATCGGCGTGGCCGGTTTCCGCAACGTCATTTATGGTACCAAAAGTTTAGAATCTGCCCTGGGAGTTCACATTGAAGAACTAATCATCGAAGCTGAAGAAGAAGCTGCCGGGATAATTGCTGAAGGCCGGTCCATGGGTCTGGAAGTTATTGTCGGCGATGCCGTTTCCGTGCGTTCGGCTAAGGAAATGGGACTCCAGGCCATCCTGGTGACCTCCGGTAAAGAAGCCATCAGCCAGGCCATCCGCGAGGCCCGGGAGGTAGCCATGGTACGCCGCCGCGAGCGGGCCCGGGCCGAGCAGTTCAAGGCTATCCTGGATTTCGCCTATGAGGGCATTGTAGCCACCGACCAGGAAGGCCGCATTACCCTGGTTAACCCGGCGGCCGAGAAGATCCTGGGCCTTGCGGCCCACCGAGTAGTAGGACGGCCGGCGCGGGAGGTATTGCCCGGCGTGCCCCTGAATCAGGTGCTGCAGTCAGGCCAAAAGCGCCTGGGGGAACTGCACCGGGCCGGCAATACCCTGGTGGCGGAGAATATCATACCGGTCATTGCCGGCCGGGAGACCGTCGGCGCCGTGGCTACCTTCCAGGATGTCAGTCACCTGCAGGCAGTTGAGGCCAGGGCCCGCCAGGAGCTTTACCTCAAAGGCCATGTGGCCCGGTATACCTTCGAAGATATCGTCACCCAGAGTCCGGTCATGGCCAAGATAATTGAACGGGCCCGCCAGTTTGCCGCCGCCGAAGCGACGGTTTTAATCAACGGGGAAACAGGAACGGGTAAAGAAATGGTAGCCCAGAGTATTCATAACGCCAGCCGGCGGCGGAATGGCCCCTTTGTGGCCGTTAACTGCGCCGCCGTACCGGAGAATTTGTTGGAAAGCGAGCTCTTCGGCTACGAGGAAGGGGCTTTTACCGGAGCCCGCAAGGGCGGCAAAAAGGGACTCTTTGAACTGGCCCACGGCGGCACCCTTTTCCTGGACGAGATCGGCGAGCTGTCTTTAAACTTACAGGCGCGGCTTCTACGGGTGCTACAACAAAAGGCCATCATGCGCGTCGGCGGCGACCGGGTGCTGCCCGTGGACGTGCGCATCATCGCCGCCACCCACCGCAACCTGAAAGATGCCATCGCCAGGGATGCCTTCCGCCGTGACCTGTACTACCGCCTCAATGTTTTGCAGATAAATCTCCCGCCCCTCCGGGAGCGCCCGGAAGACCTGCCTTTATTAATTAAAGCTTTGGTAGAAAAGATCAGTCGCCGTGCCGGCCGCCTGCCTCCTATCTTTAGCGAGGAGATTATCGCCAGGATGCAGGCCTATTCCTGGCCGGGTAACGTACGCGAACTGGAGAATATCCTGGAAAGGCTGGTAGTCCTGCGCAGTGGGGAAGAGGTCGAGGCCGGCGACCTGGACGAGATCTTGGAGCCGGCGGAAAACCAGCCGCAGCCCGTCCTGCAGCTGGCCCTGCGGGGCACCCTGGCGGAAATGGAGGGGGAGATCATCCGCCGGACCCTGGCCCTCACCGGCAACAATAAGGAAGAGACCTGCCGGCGCCTGGGCCTCAGTAAGACCACCCTCTGGCGGCGGTTAAAAAGCTGGCAGGATGAAGGACAACGCAGGGTCAATGGTAATTAA
- a CDS encoding four-carbon acid sugar kinase family protein: MEQISIIADDLTGANDTGVQFCQHGFRTMVIIDAANVERVGQDKDVWAINTDTRHLAAPEAYQRVYEITLKLKKAAISRVYKKIDSTLRGHPGAELEAVMDAWQADLALVVPAYPANRRLVVDGHLLISEGMETAAASVSLTPGDARAALCHIPTVLQGEMGRRVGQINLATVRQGVKELVAALEAARTNSQVLVLDAADEEDLRNIARAISRFQRDVIVAGAAGMAAHLPLAWNLKPVPNNPLNKKGAILLVAGSRNPVTAAQVQRLAEVSACQAVKVETEAILTGEPAVEIERVLQEVTTQDAGAGLIIIAVDSLFQTIDRDRVSNSGSKAIALALGTITSRLLNMRRISALVVTGGDTAVHVCRALEARGINLAADLLPGIPLGYLEGGRGDGLPIVTKAGGFGSPDSLIKVNEFLQQRMKSEMELV; this comes from the coding sequence ATGGAACAGATATCCATCATCGCCGACGATTTAACCGGAGCCAACGATACCGGCGTCCAGTTTTGCCAGCACGGTTTCCGCACCATGGTTATTATAGATGCTGCCAACGTAGAGCGGGTGGGGCAGGATAAAGATGTCTGGGCGATCAATACCGACACCCGCCACCTGGCAGCACCTGAAGCCTACCAGCGCGTTTATGAGATCACTTTAAAACTAAAAAAAGCTGCCATCAGCCGGGTTTACAAAAAGATTGATTCCACCCTGCGCGGCCACCCCGGCGCCGAGCTGGAGGCTGTGATGGACGCCTGGCAGGCGGACCTCGCCCTGGTGGTGCCGGCCTACCCGGCCAACCGGCGGTTAGTGGTTGACGGCCACCTGTTGATAAGCGAGGGCATGGAGACGGCCGCGGCTTCCGTAAGCCTTACTCCTGGCGATGCCAGGGCAGCCCTTTGCCACATCCCTACCGTCCTGCAGGGGGAGATGGGCCGTCGGGTAGGCCAGATTAACCTGGCGACTGTGCGCCAGGGAGTGAAAGAACTGGTAGCTGCCCTGGAGGCCGCTCGTACAAACAGCCAGGTGCTGGTCCTTGATGCCGCCGACGAAGAGGACCTAAGGAATATCGCCCGGGCAATCAGCCGCTTCCAGCGGGATGTCATTGTGGCCGGCGCCGCCGGCATGGCCGCCCATTTACCTCTGGCCTGGAACCTAAAACCAGTGCCTAATAATCCATTAAATAAAAAGGGGGCTATTCTCCTGGTTGCCGGCTCGCGTAACCCGGTCACTGCCGCCCAGGTGCAACGCCTGGCTGAGGTTAGCGCGTGTCAGGCTGTAAAGGTAGAGACGGAAGCTATACTTACCGGAGAACCGGCTGTTGAAATAGAAAGGGTGTTGCAGGAAGTTACAACTCAAGATGCAGGCGCAGGTTTAATTATTATAGCCGTAGATAGCCTTTTCCAGACAATTGACAGAGATAGGGTTTCCAACTCAGGAAGCAAAGCTATAGCTTTAGCCCTTGGCACTATCACCAGCCGCCTCTTAAATATGCGAAGGATAAGTGCCCTGGTAGTTACTGGCGGAGATACTGCCGTTCACGTTTGCCGGGCTCTGGAAGCCAGAGGAATTAACCTGGCGGCCGATCTGTTGCCGGGTATCCCTTTGGGGTACCTGGAAGGGGGGCGGGGTGATGGACTACCAATCGTTACTAAAGCCGGCGGTTTTGGTTCCCCCGATTCCCTGATCAAAGTAAATGAATTTCTTCAACAGAGAATGAAAAGTGAAATGGAGTTGGTATGA
- the pdxA gene encoding 4-hydroxythreonine-4-phosphate dehydrogenase PdxA produces MVKPLIAITVGDPCGIGPEITAKALAIPEIYNLCRPLAIADAGLMGEAIKIAGVNLSVRAVTSPGEGRYEYGTIDVLDMQNVDLNQLQYGKVTRMGGEASFQYITRAIELALAGEVDAVTTGPINKEAINLAGHHYSGHTEIFADLTKTQDYCMMLVDKNFRVSHVTTHVAFSQVPSLIKKERVLTVIKLTNDALLKMGISMPRIAVAGLNPHAGEDGLFGREEIEEIGPAITAAREQGIQVDGPVPPDTIFVKLQGGQYDAVVAMYHDQGHIPTKLIGFKYDNATGKWGSVAGINITLGLPIIRTSVDHGTAFGKAGKGTANPESMVDALKMGAIMTRT; encoded by the coding sequence ATGGTAAAACCCTTAATTGCTATTACTGTAGGTGACCCTTGCGGCATTGGGCCTGAGATTACTGCTAAAGCCCTGGCCATACCAGAGATTTATAATCTATGCCGGCCTCTGGCTATAGCCGATGCCGGCCTGATGGGCGAAGCTATCAAGATCGCGGGAGTTAACCTGTCCGTTCGAGCCGTGACCAGTCCTGGTGAAGGCCGGTATGAGTATGGCACCATCGATGTCCTGGACATGCAAAATGTTGACCTGAACCAGTTGCAGTACGGCAAAGTAACCCGCATGGGGGGTGAAGCCAGTTTCCAGTATATAACCCGAGCCATTGAACTCGCCCTGGCCGGGGAAGTTGATGCCGTCACCACCGGTCCCATTAATAAAGAAGCTATCAACCTTGCCGGACATCATTACTCCGGGCATACGGAGATCTTCGCCGACCTGACGAAAACGCAGGACTACTGCATGATGCTCGTTGACAAGAATTTTCGGGTTTCCCATGTGACTACCCATGTGGCTTTCAGTCAGGTACCATCACTGATAAAAAAGGAGCGGGTACTTACAGTAATCAAATTGACTAACGATGCTCTTTTAAAAATGGGAATTTCAATGCCGAGAATTGCGGTCGCTGGACTCAACCCCCATGCCGGCGAGGATGGTCTCTTCGGCCGCGAGGAAATCGAGGAAATCGGTCCGGCTATCACCGCCGCCAGGGAGCAGGGAATCCAGGTAGATGGCCCGGTACCTCCAGATACCATTTTTGTTAAACTCCAGGGTGGCCAGTATGATGCTGTAGTAGCTATGTACCATGATCAGGGCCATATTCCAACCAAATTAATCGGCTTTAAATATGACAATGCCACCGGCAAGTGGGGATCGGTTGCCGGGATAAACATCACTTTAGGATTACCAATAATACGGACCTCAGTTGATCATGGTACCGCTTTTGGTAAAGCTGGAAAGGGGACAGCCAACCCCGAAAGTATGGTGGATGCCTTGAAAATGGGGGCAATAATGACGCGAACCTAA
- a CDS encoding GntP family permease: MGGISGIQIIIGLIVGIFVLVYLILRTKIHAFPALIIAASVIGLIGGMSPSTGDINLAKSITTGFGNTLASIGLVIGFGVMMGRLLEVSGAAERMAYTFLKYLGRGKEEWALAATGYVISIPIFCDSGFVILTPLVKALSRRTKKSVLALGVALAAGLVATHSAVPPTPGPLAVAGIFKVDVGMVIISGLIFTIPITIAGVLYGKWLGKKIYQLPSEDGQSWIRPPYQSSQIAEEALPENGNLPSAFISFAPVVIPLILIFVNTLLTAMKINQLWARYLVFLGNPVIAVGIGLIIAIYGLAPKLSRSEVLKKMEEGVSSAGIIILITGAGGALGQVLRDSGVGNYVAQLIASSPLPPFLLPFFVATFVRLVQGSGTVAMITSASITAPILANLSVNPIIAVQAANLGSLIYSYFNDSFFWVVNRFLGVDDIKEQTLTWSVPTTIAWGVSLIMLYIANAILS, translated from the coding sequence ATGGGAGGCATTTCCGGAATTCAGATAATTATTGGTCTGATTGTTGGTATCTTTGTGCTTGTATATTTAATACTGAGGACCAAAATTCATGCTTTTCCTGCTCTTATCATTGCGGCTTCCGTAATCGGGTTAATTGGTGGTATGTCACCATCTACAGGTGATATTAACCTTGCTAAATCAATCACTACTGGCTTTGGTAATACTTTAGCAAGTATCGGTCTCGTAATTGGTTTTGGCGTAATGATGGGACGATTGCTGGAGGTATCCGGGGCTGCCGAACGTATGGCTTATACTTTCTTAAAGTATCTAGGACGTGGAAAAGAAGAATGGGCGCTGGCCGCAACGGGATATGTCATTTCTATTCCTATTTTCTGCGATTCGGGTTTTGTTATTTTAACACCCCTGGTTAAAGCGTTATCACGTAGAACCAAAAAATCCGTACTTGCTCTTGGTGTCGCTCTGGCAGCCGGTCTAGTGGCTACCCATAGTGCAGTACCACCAACACCGGGACCTCTGGCAGTAGCAGGCATTTTTAAAGTTGATGTAGGTATGGTAATTATTTCCGGGCTTATATTTACCATACCAATAACTATAGCTGGGGTTTTGTACGGCAAATGGTTGGGTAAAAAAATATATCAATTACCCAGTGAAGATGGTCAGAGCTGGATACGACCACCTTACCAATCTTCTCAGATTGCCGAAGAAGCATTGCCTGAAAATGGCAACCTGCCTTCCGCTTTTATATCCTTTGCCCCTGTTGTTATTCCTTTAATTTTAATCTTTGTCAATACGTTGCTGACAGCTATGAAAATAAACCAACTATGGGCGCGCTACCTAGTTTTCCTGGGTAATCCGGTAATAGCGGTTGGTATTGGTCTTATTATTGCTATTTATGGTCTGGCTCCGAAACTTTCTCGGTCTGAAGTACTAAAAAAGATGGAAGAAGGGGTTTCTTCAGCTGGTATAATTATCTTAATTACAGGTGCTGGTGGCGCATTAGGCCAGGTGTTAAGGGACAGTGGTGTCGGTAATTATGTAGCTCAACTTATTGCTTCTAGCCCTCTGCCTCCATTTTTGTTACCCTTTTTTGTTGCTACTTTTGTACGATTAGTCCAGGGAAGCGGTACAGTAGCCATGATTACCTCTGCTTCCATTACTGCACCAATTTTGGCCAATCTTTCCGTTAATCCAATCATTGCTGTTCAAGCAGCCAATTTAGGTTCATTGATATATTCTTATTTCAATGACAGTTTTTTCTGGGTAGTCAATAGATTTTTAGGTGTCGATGACATTAAGGAACAAACACTGACGTGGTCGGTTCCGACTACAATTGCTTGGGGCGTTTCTTTGATTATGTTATACATTGCCAACGCCATTTTAAGCTAA
- the larA gene encoding nickel-dependent lactate racemase: MSCRLSLPYGTHKLTFHIPEEKIKAVLSPVAMKEIPSTEVEIQRALENPIGCQSLGTMVSPTSRVLLLCDDNTRPTPANIIVPAILRELESGGVRKENIKILMALGTHRPMTLEELQQKLGAEVLAQVEVINHDFRNPMALHDFGLTANGTPVKVNRVVLEADVVIGIGSIVPHHIPGYSGGAKIVQPGICGEDTTAATHLLSVRTRRNMLGIVENKVREEMEAIADRAGVKYIFNTVLDPQGRVVKAFFGDIRQAFRAGVEISRQVYGIPAPGRTPIVLASSHPCDIEFWQAHKTLYPCDMLVEEGGTIIIVTPCPEGVAVTHPEMLEFAGQKPEDIDAQIEEGRIKDKVAGALALAWAKVRQHAEVCLVSDGINAEVAAKLGFKHADTIEEALEMTWARLGKEARVTVLTHGADTLPLLPEDNLE; the protein is encoded by the coding sequence GTGAGTTGCCGACTCAGTCTACCTTACGGAACCCACAAACTTACCTTTCACATTCCCGAAGAAAAAATAAAGGCAGTTCTATCACCGGTAGCTATGAAAGAAATACCTTCTACGGAAGTAGAGATCCAGAGGGCGTTAGAAAATCCTATCGGATGCCAGTCTTTGGGTACAATGGTATCACCAACCAGCCGAGTACTCCTCCTGTGCGACGACAATACCCGCCCGACTCCAGCCAATATCATTGTCCCGGCTATACTTCGGGAGTTAGAGAGCGGGGGTGTACGCAAGGAGAATATTAAGATCCTCATGGCTTTGGGTACCCACCGACCTATGACCCTGGAAGAATTGCAACAAAAATTAGGTGCCGAAGTATTAGCGCAGGTAGAAGTAATAAACCATGACTTCCGCAACCCGATGGCTCTCCATGATTTCGGCCTTACGGCTAACGGTACGCCGGTAAAGGTTAACCGCGTGGTTCTTGAAGCAGATGTTGTTATTGGCATCGGCAGTATCGTTCCCCATCACATCCCCGGTTACAGCGGCGGGGCAAAAATCGTCCAGCCCGGGATTTGTGGTGAAGATACTACAGCGGCCACCCATTTGCTGAGTGTGCGGACCCGGCGAAATATGCTGGGCATTGTGGAAAATAAAGTGCGAGAAGAAATGGAAGCCATCGCCGACAGGGCGGGAGTAAAATATATCTTTAATACTGTCCTGGATCCTCAGGGCCGTGTAGTGAAAGCTTTCTTCGGCGATATCCGCCAGGCCTTCCGAGCCGGGGTGGAGATCAGCCGGCAGGTTTACGGTATCCCGGCGCCGGGGCGCACGCCCATTGTCCTGGCCAGTTCCCATCCTTGCGACATTGAATTCTGGCAGGCCCATAAGACATTATATCCGTGTGACATGCTGGTAGAAGAGGGAGGGACAATTATTATCGTCACCCCCTGCCCGGAAGGAGTGGCCGTCACCCACCCGGAGATGCTGGAGTTCGCCGGCCAAAAACCGGAGGACATCGATGCCCAAATTGAAGAAGGGCGTATTAAAGATAAGGTTGCCGGCGCCCTGGCTCTGGCCTGGGCTAAGGTGCGCCAGCATGCCGAGGTTTGCCTGGTTTCAGATGGTATAAACGCCGAAGTGGCGGCAAAACTCGGATTTAAGCATGCTGATACAATAGAAGAAGCCCTGGAAATGACCTGGGCACGCTTGGGGAAAGAAGCTAGAGTAACAGTTTTAACCCACGGTGCTGATACGTTACCTTTATTACCCGAAGATAACTTAGAGTAG
- a CDS encoding MBL fold metallo-hydrolase yields MRWLGHSSFYLETPAGVRLVTDPYGPQVSPAAPVVTADVVTVSHEHFDHNYLNNIKGNPEVWRGLTPEGDWAKVNVTFKDVHAYTVPVYHDDAGGAKRGKNAIFVLEVGDLRLAHLGDLGHVLNDEQVHKIGRVDVLMIPVGGYFTIDAAQAWQVVEVLKPRVVLPMHYLVPGMQGFPIAGVDEFTAGRANVRRFGEGKIDLRAESLPQETEVWVLAASQPRV; encoded by the coding sequence ATGCGCTGGTTAGGTCATTCAAGCTTTTACCTGGAAACCCCGGCGGGGGTGCGGCTGGTGACCGACCCTTACGGCCCGCAGGTTTCGCCGGCAGCGCCGGTGGTCACGGCTGATGTGGTGACCGTATCCCATGAGCATTTCGACCACAATTACCTGAATAATATCAAGGGCAACCCGGAAGTCTGGCGGGGTTTGACGCCCGAGGGAGACTGGGCGAAAGTTAACGTGACCTTTAAAGATGTCCATGCCTATACGGTGCCTGTATACCACGACGATGCCGGCGGCGCCAAACGGGGCAAAAACGCCATTTTCGTCCTGGAAGTGGGGGATTTACGCCTGGCCCACCTGGGTGACCTGGGGCATGTTCTTAATGATGAACAGGTGCATAAGATTGGCCGGGTGGACGTATTGATGATCCCTGTGGGCGGGTACTTTACCATCGATGCCGCTCAGGCCTGGCAGGTGGTGGAGGTATTGAAACCGCGGGTAGTCCTGCCCATGCATTACCTGGTCCCTGGCATGCAGGGTTTTCCCATTGCCGGGGTTGACGAATTTACGGCCGGCCGGGCCAATGTACGCCGCTTCGGGGAGGGGAAAATCGACCTGCGGGCCGAGAGTTTGCCGCAGGAAACGGAAGTCTGGGTCCTGGCGGCCAGCCAGCCGCGGGTCTAA
- a CDS encoding YlcI/YnfO family protein, producing MEQLRTTVRMPAELLKAIEAVRDSEEFPTLSDFVRRAVEKYVGTGHVLRGPLYGVVVSDGPFNYLSTIVIVPLSTGAKPATFRPEISFHGKVTRALPDQLRAVDKHRLREYQGSVAGTSFFYALQEALRELLAL from the coding sequence ATGGAACAATTACGTACGACAGTTAGGATGCCGGCAGAGCTGCTCAAAGCTATTGAAGCAGTACGGGACTCAGAAGAGTTTCCGACCTTAAGCGATTTTGTGCGCAGGGCAGTTGAGAAATATGTGGGAACCGGCCACGTCTTACGAGGACCGCTTTATGGCGTAGTCGTTTCCGATGGACCCTTCAACTACCTTTCGACGATAGTTATCGTACCACTTTCTACCGGCGCTAAACCTGCTACCTTCCGGCCGGAAATATCTTTTCACGGTAAGGTAACCAGGGCTCTGCCGGACCAGCTCCGGGCTGTGGATAAACATCGGCTTAGAGAATACCAGGGCAGTGTGGCAGGCACTTCCTTTTTTTATGCCCTGCAAGAGGCGCTTAGGGAGCTGCTTGCCTTATGA